The Triticum aestivum cultivar Chinese Spring chromosome 5A, IWGSC CS RefSeq v2.1, whole genome shotgun sequence genomic sequence GGGCTGGTGACCATGGCATTTCCGGCGTTCAGCAGGAAAGATGTGGGGCTGACCAAGGACGCggtgacggcggtggtggagatcaAGGCGACATCCTCCGCCGCCATGAGGGAGGGGCTGGACCTGGTGGCGGTGCTCGACGTTAGTGGCAGCATGAGCGGGGACAAGATCGAGAGCGTGAAGAAGGCCCTTCAGTTCGTCATCATGAAGCTCACCCCCATGGACCGCCTCTCCATCGTCACCTTCGACAGCTCCGCCCGCAGGCTCAACCCGCTGCGCTCCATGACGCAGGCTGCCCAGACCGACCTCAAGGCCATCGTCAACGGCCTAGCGGCCGGCGGCGGCACCGACATAAAGGCCGGCCTTGACCTGGGGCTGGCCGTCCTCGGCGGCCGCGTCCACACCGAATCTCGCACCCCCAACATCTTCCTCATGTCCGACGGGCAGACCTCCGGTGACCCCAGGCAAGTGAACCCCGGCGACGTGGCCGTATACACctttggcttcggcgctggcacggaccACAAGCTGCTGAGCGACCTGGCCAAGAAGTCTACCGGCGGGACGTACAGCGCGGTGCCCGACGGGACCAACCTCAGCGCGCCCTTCTCGCAGCTGCTCGGCGGCCTGCTGACGGTGGTGGCGCAGGACGTGCAGCTCACGCTCGAGCCCAACAACGCCGACGGCGACCTGGACAAGATGACCGTGGCCCCCGGCACCGACTACACCACGACCACCGACGCCAAGAGCggcctcatcaccatcaagttCGGCACCCTCTTCAGCGGAGAAGCGCGCAAGGTGGCCGTCAACTTCACGCTCAGGGACAGCGACGAGACCGAGGAGTACGACGCCACCTTGGCCGAGGCGCGGCACAGCTACGCCGGCCAGAAGACGCGCCAGCCTTCGGAGAACATcctgatcgtgcgcacgcccaacccaAGCCCTGCCGACCCCTCCAGTGCGGGCGCCTCCCAGCGCTCGGTGCAGGCCGAGGAGCTGCGCCGGCTGCACGCCAACACGATCGGCACGGCGAGCCTCCTggcggacgccgagaagctggCGGAGGCGCGGGAAAAGATCATGGACGCGCAGAACGCGGTGGAGGACATCATGTTGGATGACGGCGAGAGGATGATTAACGCGCTACGCTCTGAGCTGCTGCAGCTGCTCACTTTCATGGAGTCGCAGGCGCTCTACAACGAGCGGGGCCACCCCTACGCGCTCGCCACCATTGCGTCGCACGGCCGTCAGCGCACCGCCGGGAGGGGCGACGAGGGGGAGGTCATCTCCCTCTACGTCACGCCGCGCATGATCGCCTACCTGGAGCAGGCCAAGAGGTTTGAGGAGAACCCGGAGGAGCCGGTGCCCACCGCCGACGACGACGTCGAGGAGGAgataaaaaacgatccatttggcaccatcgccgccccgctcgccctcTACCTCGACGCCGCCATACAGGCGCTGCAGTCCATCAAGAAGGTGCTCGCCGACGCCAGCCAGCGCAAGCGCTAGCTCAACCGCGCCCTCGATGGTGCAACACTTTATCATATATCTATCCTCGCATCGCATTGCATGTGTTTGTACGTTGGCTTGCATGTAATTTTCCGTTTATCTCTTCCCTGTAATATTGTAATCCATGTACCCCGTTTGCTTCAATCAATTAAATAAAGAGCATGTAATTGCTCGAGTTTGATACTTTGACGCTTCTCACGCATCCTCTATCCTCTATTCTTAAACTAGACCTTAAAGTCGCGTGTAGCCGTGCCCGTCCATCGTAATAAGGAAATATACTAATACTTGACACTAATTAAGGTGGTTTAAATATCAGAGATATTTTATATTAATCAGGTGGCTTTACATTGTAAGAATGAATGCATGTATACACACAATGCTAAATTTGAACAGTTCAATGGGGAGCATAGTATGCGCGTGCACATGCCAACTGCAAAGTAGCTAGTGTGGCAAGACTATGGAAATATAGGTTGTTTAGTCTAGACATCTAAGGACATGATCCTTATCACATACTGTATCATCACTGACATTTTTGGGGAGGGAATAGTTACAAGATGATGCCAAATCGTTGGGTGGTGCTGGAAATATAGAGGCTACACCACAATAATAGTTGAGTACTTGAACTATCATACATGTTAGCAAGAAATAAGAATCAAAGAAACTTATTTGCAGAACTGGGCTAGCTTGCCAAACTCACAATGCATTTCTGAACCATTGATATCAATAATCTTAAATAGGTAGTACTCTATGGCTACATCGGAATATGTTGAACCTATAATTTAGAGAACTTTTTAAAACATGCCTGATGAGCACCAATCTTGGGCAGTCACGGACCAATTACATGGGAAAGGCGGATCCGCGGATGGATAAATCACCATACAGAAAGACGGCAAGAGCCTTCGTGCATGATATAATCACAACATTAGAAGGGTTAAAAGATTTCCTTAATTAGAGAGAATTTGCACAGAAAATTTACCAGAAAATTTCTTGTCTCGTCCAACCTGCCTGTCGTAGAGGAGCATGGGCTTATTAGTGCCACACTCCCGTCCTGGGTCAGCGTGGACGTGGTAGGGGCGTTGCACAGGCCGGTAACAAGGGCGGCATCCCGAGCATCACCGGCGACCAGTAAGTTTAAAGAGAAGAGGCCCCATAATGAGTGCCGCTTGCCGTTGCGATCCCTAGACGTCGGCGGCGGAGGTAGGGTGTCACCGCCGACGGGATGGACGATTCTTAGGTCGCCGCTAGTCGTAAGGCATGATCCCCTCACAGCCACGAGGCAGATCCTCCGCCAGCCGAGCGGCGCTGGGCAAGCTGCCGCATTAAGGAGGGTGGGAGCTGGACTGGGAGATCGGAGATAGGGATGGATGGAGAATTGCACGGGGCGGGGGCAAGATTTCTGTCGGTCGGTTTACGTGGGCTTTTGGGCTGATTGGTCCAATGAACGGGATGATCCCTGAGTCAGGCTGCGGAGCAGCGGCCCGATTGCGTGGGTCTAGTTGGTCGCGACGCGGTTAAAACGCACTGGACAAGGTCTCGGCGGGACGAAGTGACGATCTGGACAAGTTCAAAAAACAAAGCGATGATCTGGACGGTTCCTGTGCTAGATCGATCTAAAGTAGCTAGCTTTGTTTACCGTTTTGTAAGAGTTGCAACCCACTATCTATTTTTCCTCTTCATGCAACTATGCCACATCGTCAAATCATGCGTGTGGTCATAAGTTAAACTTTGTGCTCTAATCTATTCATGCAACCATGTCACCTCATCAATCATGCATGGATTTGTATCACTATTTTTTGCGGGCAGCATAAACTATCATGTCACACATTTTTCTTGCTTGACCTATATATATTTGTACGTTAGATGCTTGAAGCAAATATATGTAGGTCACATTACACATTTTTGTTGAAAATGGCACACCGTTTGACTTCAATCCAATAGATTTCTCTTTTTATATAACATTTTGTGACATGCTTCATATACTTTATAGTTTTCAAAATACATCCCAAGAGCATTCCTAAATTTTTTTGTGCAATTGTTGTAGGCTTTTAACATCTATTTATGCATCTGATTTACCAAGATTCTCGCAGCAATGCGCGGGGCATCAGCTAGTATTACATGCACACGCATCTAATTAGACTAACTCTACAAAATGCAACCCCCCAAAAAATTCTACAAAATGGAGTATTTAACTAAAAAATTATTTGTTACCAAAGTAAAAAAATATATAAGTCATAAAATTGTTTATGTGGTTAAAAATCTGTTCATGTAATTAAGAAAATTGTTCGCACTCTAACATTCATGCAATTAAAGAAAATTGTAATTGTTATTAAATGTTTgtgtatttttttaaaaaaatttgtcAATTTCTTTAAAAAGTTCTTCTGATTATTACAATATATACGCATGTTTCAATAAAAATAAATTGTAATTTTAATAAATATTACAATGTtcatgttatttttttaaatgcgcACTTTTGGAAAAAACAatatgcatttaatatttttgggtGCACTAAGAAGTGTTCAcacatttttaaaaatgttcatgtaattttaaaacataacattttttttaaactgaaaatgGGAAAACAAAAGAGGAACATAAAAAGGGAAAACCCAAAAAGCAAATTAACAGGAAAAAAGTGAGAACCAAGAAAACACTAAGAGGAGATAATTGTTTTTTCCGAAAAAACTGGTCGAAAAATCGGAGACAACTGTCCCCGTAAAAACACAAATAAAACTGCGTACCCTTTTTAAAACCCATCCAGGCCCTGGCTATTCGGTCGTCCTACATCAAGGTGCATGGCGACCCCCGTGAGCACGCCATATTGCTCGTCACGAGCGATATGTAGTCCTTGTGGCCTATGTACTACTGCATATGGTTGGGAGCGAGCCATCGTCGATGGGATATGGCATGCCAAGTTTTTTGGAGCATACTGTTGTTAGAATTCACACGATATATTAAAAAACAGAGTTAGAAATGAGCAAAGGTGGTGAGCCAAACTACACATGGTGACTAGGGATTTAGTGATGACGGAGCGCGCACGGCTGTGAACTACTTCGTTACATTCTCTCCTCTCATAGTAGAAATCCGCCACGGTGAAAGCTGCAGATCAACCCTTCACTTTCCTTAAAATATGGCAATACACTGCAAGCGCATGGACCATCGTAGTACATTTCAATGGAAATGTTGCCCCAATATTTTTTGAACCAATGGAACAAATTAAGGCTGAGCATTTCCCCTTTCCAGCCGTCAAATTGTCACGAATAATAGCCATGTTTGCACACAAGTCATCACTTGGAAATAACTTACTAACTATCGCCTTCTATGAGACATCGGCAATGCCAGTAAGataaactaaaataacaaaataaatTTAAAATAGGAATTAAAGGCACGACCCAAATACTAAACAAAACGACGAGTAATAAATGGATCTAGGCTATTGTCTGTCTAAACATGCAGTGGTCTACTATGTAAAGCAAGCTAGAGGGAGAAGACAAATCTAGACATGACAAGTGCACATCTCCCTCACACCAATACGACCGCGCACCTAACATCTCGTCAGCATATCATGATAACTAAGAGGCACAATAGTAGTTCGCTACAGACTCAAAAAAAAAAAATAGCATCCAGTGATACAATTATTTTCTTGGACCAATTTCATGGCGTGATATTGGAAAGGATGTTTCTTTTAGAAAAACGGAGATCCCTCCCTGGTTCAGTAAAAATGATACCCTGTCTGGCAATCAAAATACAGAATGAATATAGTCTCAATTCTCAAACAGTAAAGGAAGATACAAACATGGTACTAGCAACATGCCATAAGCAAACAACAAAGCCAACACTTTACAAACAACTATTTTCTACAGAGACTTTTGCATGACTAATATTGCCATGTTTTCTGCTTTGCTGCAAGCCTTGGCCTACTGCATATGCACATGGATGTTTGTTCTAGGTGGTTTATTGCAACCAGTGGCACTTTGTTGTATACAGAAGATTTTTTGTTGCAGGATGTATTTAAAATGCTGCggtgcttttgcattgattttatagtacgtacaaaaaaaaTATAGTGATGATGTTGCAAAATGGTGTACAAAATATTACATTCATTTTTTCAAGTTGTAAGCTTTGAATTTGAGTCGCATCTGGAAGTGCGGAAGGTGGCCGATAAGCCACTGACTCCGTGCGACTGAAACATGTCTGTGCCTTTTTTTTTTGACAATAAAACAGTAAGGCAAAAGCCCTACTGTGTGTCATTTTCATTATAAGGAATAAAAAGTGCAGGTTACAATGGTTGTTGGGGGAGCAACCAGAGTTGTAGAGTCTACCTAAATGAAAAGGTAGAAATTAAAATAATTATTCAGATGTTATCTATCCAGGATGACATGCCATCCTTGAGGCTGAGCTTGGCTCTCAACATGGTGAGCTTGAAAGTTGTGATGAAATCAAATCTACATGAGGCTATAGAACATGGTATATCCTCAAAGATCAATCCATTTCTCTGGTTCCATATACTCCAGCATCCCACAATCATTATTTCCATGAAGAATGGCAGTTTATATCTCAGGTTGGCATCAATAATCATGTCATGAATGCTCATGTCAGTGTTCCATTCAATACCAATATTCCACCAAAAATTCTGGCTGAAAGTGCATGAAAATAATAAATGAGTTCTGTCCTCCATCCCttaacctgaaaactgataccacttgatagttatcatctcatctcatctcatgtcTGTGTCCCTACGAAGGACGAAGCCCAAGTGAAATTTTTGTAGCGTAAAGAAAATCTCTAAGGTATTTCCCGTTCTTTTTCTTCGAGTCACAAATTTTGCGTCAGAGATGATTGTACGGTAATACTGAAAGAGCAATCAGAAATTTGAATCATAGTCTCGAGTAAGAGTAAGTTATTTTTGTCTGAGATTATGGATATGTTGTACTCGAGATAACAATAACTAAGACTCCAAATAGGACTGACCGAACGATCGGTCTTTAATTCTTTAGTTGTACAAATTCCAACTCGTTGTCTCACATCACATGCACGTAGCGCGATACGTAACCTTAAGCTGATCCAAATAAAACAGAAGACAAAAGATAATGTACACATTATACATAGTTGGTTTGTCATATCGAATGTCACATCTTCATAGAAGTGCATCTTCCATGTCGACGTATGAACTGTTTATTTTCTGGAGCAGCAAGTTAAGCAATACCTTTAATATAatcgaaaacttcaatcacatgaACTAGAACAGTCACTTAAAATTATGAGCTATTTTTTACTATTTAAATTTCACGAACCTAACATATCTCGGCTTACTTGTTTGGTTCTTGTACAAGTAACCTGGTCAACAATATTTCGTGACAGGTCAGTGACCTGGTGGGCCGCCCAGTCGTTTGGGGAGGGTTTGGGGtgcccggttgtagatgctcttaggccttgtacaatgggaggtgcttagagaaataaaccaggttTTTTTAAGCactggtgcttatttgtacagggtagacgcttaactaagcgtctttCCTGtagaaataagcaccggtgcttcagaaaaattcGGTTTATTTTCCTAAGCACCtctcattgtacaaggccttactcTTTTTACTCTCATAATTCTCTCTCCATCGGTTTTATAAGTCTCTAAATTCTCATGCCCACTCAAATTAAAAACTGTCTGATAATACCCAAGATATAGAAGTTTGGTTAGCTGTAATGCATCATTCAGTTTGCATACCTCACATGCATGCGTCAGCACGCTCAACTGCATGCACGTCAGATGACTGCAACTATTTATTACGAATGTACATATATATAGTATATCATAGGGTTTTCTCTAAACTTATCTTCCTCCAGAAATCTCCTCGCTGAGTTCCTTGTTTCCCAGGGTTCTTTGGGCAAAAGTCCATGGATAAGGGTTCCTTATTTCCCAGGCTTTGATAAGAGCGCGTTGACTGATAATGACAACCGTTTCAATATACCCTCTTCCGATTTGTATGGGCCGCATATTACTAGGTCATAAAGTTAATCAATTAATGAAATGTGAGTTATTATCACAAAATATACTCACTGAATTCATACTTAAAAGAAGTTTCTAATAGCATTTTGTTGTGGCATATAGCATGTACTTATTGATTAAATCGAAGATCTAAAAGTGCAAACCAATATGAATGTTGGGACTAAGTAGAGCATACTATGGGGTTGTATAGTTGCAGAGGTACGGGAAGATCAAAGCGTCCAATGAAACTActtcctccatttctaaatataagtctgtagagattttaatatgaactatatatggatgtatatagacataattTAGTATAtcaattcactcattttgctttatatgtagttcatattgaaatatctaaaaagacttatatttaggaacggagggagtacaacacaacATGTGCAGGTGAAATGATCCGATAATTCAAGTCTAAGCCTGGGCCCATCTGCACCCGGCAAATAGTAGTCCTGTAACGACCatgcttagagcatcttcaacattGATCCATAAATTCGCTCTCGCATCCGTCCACGGACAGGGGGATCAGTCTATCGACAGTGATGCGAGAGGCAGTCATCCAACGCTAGTCTCATACATTTCAAACAAGACTTTACAAAACCGGAGGTATCAAACTTGGCAGGTTTCATAAAAGTTTGGACATAATTTAATAAAAGGTTGATTTCGACCGTTTAACTaaaaactagagagagagagagagagaaaaggtaAACTCTATGGGCCTACCCGTTGTGCGGCCGTGGCGACGCGGGCTCGTCCTTGACGTGGCGTCGATCTTCACGTTGTGGTTGcgcggaggcgaggccggctcctccttgACGCGGTGTCTAATCTGGACGTTGTTGCGGTTGTGTGGGAGAGGTGGGTTCCTCCTTGACCCGCCAAAGTGGGGACGTTGGCTCGCACTTGATGCGGGTAGCACGGTGGGGACGATGACTCCTCCTTGACTCGCACCAGCGACAATGGCGCCGGGCCCATCTGTTGGAGAGAATGTTTGTTCgtgatcttgatccgacggactAATTCTCCGTCCATCTGAGCCACCTCCGCGAGGAGGTGCGACCACTGCTAGCTGCGGCTGCTGGTCCTTCTCTTCGCCAGAGGAGATGACGACCATGGATGCCGAGGGGCCAAAGAGCAAGGGTGATGGCGCCAAGATTAGTCTGGTGATGAACTGCCACCGCCATCGCCTCCGCCTGCCGGCGTAGAGAACCATGACTTCGGCATCGCTGCTGGAGTTGGAAGGGCTTGGAGAGGAGGAGGATAGGACGAAGTGTGGATGTGCATCACCGGCACACGACTTAAAatcaaagttttaaatagcgcgctaagcatcttagcgccggccctctttcaaatgctatagcgtgctatagcggagctatagcgcgctatttaaaatgtttgttcatttgtttggaccaaagtctcttagcgcaagaccttttctaaacgctatagcgtgctatagcggagctatagcgggctatttgaaaCTTTGCTTAAAATAGCCACGGCCAGGCCATGCGAAGGGCTGGTCAGCCCTCTTCAATGCggcgcagcggccggagttggtttctTGGGACGCGGCGTCTGCATTCAAGCGGTGACGCCTGAGAGGTCACGTCCATCAGCACAGTCTTCAGGTCCGGTAGCGTCGTTTGGCATCAATATCGGCCGATGCGTGCTCTGGGCCAGTGTGAATACGATGCAGGCGTTAGATGGAAAGTGCGGGAGAGGCTTATGGGCCAGGGAGGTCAAACATATGGATGGCAATGATCTGGATGCCTGCAAAGCCTGGTTTTACGAAAGAAATTGCGTCTGGACTGGTCGGCTGGCCGATATAGGCATGCGTTGGATATCAGAATACGTCCGGACCGTCCTATCTGGACAGTTGCGGGTGGTTTTATGGTCCACGTTAGAGATGCCCTTACAACAGGTTTCAAGTATAGTCTTTCAAGTCTTGAAAACTATACCACACCTCATTTCTCTTTGCTATATTATACTGGTGACGACGTTTGGCACCAAGTAGCTAGCTCCTTGTGGCCTCTATATATACCGTGCAATCCTTGAAGCTGAGAGCACTGCGATTTGCGAGCACAGAAGCAAGACCCGGTGTTCAACAAGATCGATCATCTTATTTGCTAGGAAGATGGCCCTTGTGAAGGTGATTCGATCAATTTGCATCGTTACtgtgtgcttcttcttcttcttcttcttcttcttcttcttcttcttactagcTTGTTGCTACTCCTCTAGCAGGCGGCTGCGAGCTGGCGCTCCTGGATCA encodes the following:
- the LOC123101121 gene encoding E3 ubiquitin-protein ligase WAV3-like → MALFHDDDKPSSPNNAGSSKDGLVTMAFPAFSRKDVGLTKDAVTAVVEIKATSSAAMREGLDLVAVLDVSGSMSGDKIESVKKALQFVIMKLTPMDRLSIVTFDSSARRLNPLRSMTQAAQTDLKAIVNGLAAGGGTDIKAGLDLGLAVLGGRVHTESRTPNIFLMSDGQTSGDPRQVNPGDVAVYTFGFGAGTDHKLLSDLAKKSTGGTYSAVPDGTNLSAPFSQLLGGLLTVVAQDVQLTLEPNNADGDLDKMTVAPGTDYTTTTDAKSGLITIKFGTLFSGEARKVAVNFTLRDSDETEEYDATLAEARHSYAGQKTRQPSENILIVRTPNPSPADPSSAGASQRSVQAEELRRLHANTIGTASLLADAEKLAEAREKIMDAQNAVEDIMLDDGERMINALRSELLQLLTFMESQALYNERGHPYALATIASHGRQRTAGRGDEGEVISLYVTPRMIAYLEQAKRFEENPEEPVPTADDDVEEEIKNDPFGTIAAPLALYLDAAIQALQSIKKVLADASQRKR